One genomic segment of Misgurnus anguillicaudatus chromosome 23, ASM2758022v2, whole genome shotgun sequence includes these proteins:
- the LOC141359399 gene encoding uncharacterized protein translates to MESVLKGGSVTLHTDLTDIQSDDEIEWRFGPQEVTIAKSTKARINYFDERFRDRLTLNQKTGDLSIKDITNEQSGFYRLKTIKNGNLSSKKFYVIVIGKEITVNAGESVTLETRVTEIQRDEKIEWMFGDKDSIIAQIDSAFDIFCTCDGGNDVFNNTLELDHQTGDLTIKNIRKRHAGVYTLKTILSGNVSFRRLRVIVTGE, encoded by the exons ATGGAGTCAGTGTTGAAGGGAGgttctgttactctacacactgatcTTACTGACATACAGAGTGATGATGAGATCGAGTGGAGGTTTGGACCTCAAGAGGTCACCATTGCTAAAAGTACAAAAGCAAGAATCAATTATTTTGATGaaagattcagagacagactgacACTGAACCAAAAGACTGGAGATCTCTCCATCAAAGACATCACAAATGAACAATCTGGATTTTATCGGCTAAAGACCATAAAAAATGGAAACCTGTCTTCCAAGAAATTTTATGTGATTGTCATTG GTAAAGAAATAACAGTGAATGCAGGAGAGTCTGTCACTTTAGAGACTCGTGTTACTGAAATACAGAGAGATGAGAAGATAGAGTGGATGTTTGGAGATAAAGACTCTATAATAGCTCAAATTGACAGCGCATTTGATATCTTCTGTACATGTGATGGTGGTAATGATGTATTCAACAATACACTGGAGCTGGatcatcagactggagatctcaccatcaaaAACATTAGAAAAAGACATGCTGGTGTTTATACACTAAAGACCATCCTCAGTGGAAATGTCTCTTTCAGGAGACTGCGTGTGATTGTCACAGGTGAGTAA